In Eupeodes corollae chromosome 3, idEupCoro1.1, whole genome shotgun sequence, a single genomic region encodes these proteins:
- the LOC129950818 gene encoding uncharacterized protein LOC129950818 has protein sequence MEQNIELAKGFCTKAGAHSKWENISVELNSLGPPERTSEKWQRVWVDLKCKTKKKKTENKIEISATGGGPNRLHHFSDMEEAVVSLLDLNTCVNPPGREFGLETINTSDENDLLTEEHAYKRSTHQIDPDPVEVVDQQQKKPLHIFVWSYDLRL, from the coding sequence atggaacaaaatattgaactcGCTAAGGGATTCTGCACAAAAGCTGGAGCACATTCAAAATGGGAAAACATTTCTGTAGAGCTGAATAGCTTAGGGCCGCCAGAACGTACTTCAGAGAAGTGGCAAAGAGTATGGGTCGACCttaaatgcaaaacaaagaagaagaaaactgaaaacaaaatcgaaatatCAGCCACTGGTGGTGGTCCAAATAGACTTCACCACTTCAGCGATATGGAAGAAGCTGTTGTAAGTTTATTGGATCTAAATACATGTGTTAATCCACCCGGAAGAGAATTTGGTTTGGAAACTATTAACACCTCAGATGAAAATGATTTATTGACTGAAGAACACGCGTATAAACGATCAACCCATCAGATTGACCCGGATCCAGTTGAAGTTGTTGatcaacagcaaaaaaaacCTCTTCATATTTTTGTCTGGTCCTATGATCTGCGCCTATGA
- the LOC129949345 gene encoding WASH complex subunit 3, whose protein sequence is MNEHILNNSIDKTQIPPLHQKRILAFVNHFVISSCSFLNDFASKCETKFIEVERKMQKLEASLIIIESKLSSIPSLEEPTQNIETTSKPPLQQEIQEETKEADTSVAGKDGEDKNDEPPPPVETGVKACEDARYKKFFKMLQFGVPIDAVKLKMKAEGVDPTIIDTPNKLLADGTIS, encoded by the exons ATGAATGAACATATTTTAAACAACTCTATTGATAAAACACAG ATTCCACCACTGCACCAGAAACGAATTCTTGCATTTGTTAATCATTTTGTTATCAGTTCGTGTTCATTCCTGAATGATTTTGCATCAAAATGCGAAACCAAATTTATCGAAGTCGAGAGGAAAATGCAAAAACTTGAAGCTTCTCTGATAATCatagaatcaaaa CTTTCATCGATTCCAAGTCTAGAAGAACCCACACAAAATATAGAGACGACTTCCAAACCCCCTTTACAACAAGAAATTCAAGAAGAAACAAAGGAAGCCGATACTTCTGTGGCCGGTAAAGATGGTGAAGATAAAAATGATGAACCTCCACCACCGGTGGAAACAGGTGTTAAGGCTTGTGAAGATGCTCGTTACAAGAAATTCTTCAAGATGTTACAATTCGGAGTTCCCATTGATGCcgttaagttaaaaatgaaagCCGAAGGCGTCGATCCTACTATCATAGA CACTCCAAACAAATTGTTAGCAGATGGCACTATAAGTTAA
- the LOC129949351 gene encoding 60S ribosomal protein L44, with protein MVNVPKQRRTFCKKCKVHKLHKVTQYKKSKERKGAQGRRRYDRKQQGFGGQTKPIFRKKAKTTKKIVLRMECTECKYRKQTPLKRCKHFELGGDKKRKGQMIQF; from the exons ATG GTGAATGTACCAAAACAAAGACGTACCTTCTGCAAAAAATGCAAGGTCCACAAGTTGCACAAGGTGACACAGTACAAAAAGTCCAAGGAGCGTAAAGGTGCTCAGGGCAGAAGACGTTACGACAGGAAACAACAAGGTTTTGGTGGTCAAACCAAGCCCATCTTCAGGAAGAAG GCAAAGACAACCAAAAAGATTGTCCTGCGTATGGAATGTACTGAGTGCAAGTACCGCAAGCAGACTCCTCTGAAGCGTTGCAAACATTTCGAGTTGGGAGGCGACAAGAAGAGGAAGGGACAGATGATTCAGTTCTAG
- the LOC129949349 gene encoding bacchus, whose protein sequence is MSSATENNGDIAVEKVAADATTAVKEDKQIKTASEETSAASDNGTTKPAVTKDQVKGTKRPADDKSAASKKAKKESAANASDCSEDEETIEEEDFIEEIDSDIESDEYDLPYDDDDENDGSGSDDQA, encoded by the exons atgaGTTCAGCAACAGAAAATAATGGAGATATCGCGGTTGAAAAAGTTGCCGCCGACGCCACCACTGCCGTCAAAGaggacaaacaaattaaaacagcCTCCGAAGAAACATCAGCGGCATCAGATAATGGTACCACCAAACCAGCGGTCACAAAAGACCAGGTCAAAGGAACAAAACGGCCTGCAGAT GACAAATCAGCTGCATCAAAGAAAGCCAAAAAAGAAAGTGCTGCCAACGCAAGCGATTGTTCAGAAGATGAAGAAACCATTGAAGAAGAGGACTTCATTGAAGAAATCGACAGTGACATTGAAAGTGATGAATACGATCTCCCCTATGATG ATGACGATGAAAATGATGGCTCCGGCTCAGATGACCAAGCGTAA